The Armatimonadota bacterium region TCCGCACTGGGGCGCATCTCCAGCTCCCGCAGCGCCAGCGCCAACTGCTCGTCATTGGGCGGGATGCCGTGCCATTCCGCCTTGTTCTCCATGAAGCTGATGCCCTTGCCC contains the following coding sequences:
- a CDS encoding transketolase, whose amino-acid sequence is GKGISFMENKAEWHGIPPNDEQLALALRELEMRPSAEQLEKADG